A window of Prolixibacter sp. SD074 contains these coding sequences:
- a CDS encoding ARMT1-like domain-containing protein, with translation MFPECVTCIVKQAEQLLQRHCQNSERADEVTLDLIRFMASGENELKSAPALPSFLDDLLERRCRLKKAIRDDSMHCNEQFLQLEETIRNDISKSINPLQKALQYTLAGNYVMNHQGSLDNLKIAIQSAARLRPVIDDSGKLFNRIRKAGMVLFIGDKAGDIVTDRLLLEQFQHPKIYYAVKEKGILNEATVDDAMHAGIDSVARVQGIPQDISFFNELPGNSGFGKTYREADVIISKGHTNFWKLHNETQKETFFLFSAGCKVILKLLKIGFDDPVVMYGKRYQQKIIGAEKYETLCNEL, from the coding sequence ATGTTCCCTGAATGCGTCACATGTATTGTTAAACAAGCCGAGCAGTTACTTCAAAGACATTGCCAAAACAGCGAACGAGCTGATGAAGTTACACTGGATCTGATACGTTTCATGGCAAGTGGTGAAAATGAACTGAAATCGGCACCTGCATTACCTTCCTTTCTGGATGATTTGCTTGAAAGGCGATGTCGGTTGAAAAAGGCAATTAGAGATGACTCGATGCATTGTAATGAGCAATTTCTGCAGTTGGAAGAGACGATTCGGAATGATATTTCAAAATCAATTAACCCGTTACAAAAAGCGCTGCAATACACGCTGGCTGGTAACTATGTTATGAATCATCAGGGTTCGCTTGATAACCTGAAAATAGCTATACAATCGGCTGCTCGTTTACGGCCAGTTATTGATGACTCAGGAAAGTTATTTAACCGGATTAGAAAAGCCGGAATGGTATTATTTATTGGCGATAAAGCAGGGGACATAGTAACTGACAGGTTGCTGCTGGAGCAGTTTCAGCATCCGAAGATTTATTATGCTGTCAAGGAAAAGGGAATTCTAAATGAGGCCACTGTTGACGACGCGATGCATGCAGGAATTGATAGTGTGGCCCGCGTACAGGGAATTCCACAAGACATTTCTTTCTTCAATGAATTGCCTGGCAATAGCGGATTTGGAAAAACCTACCGGGAAGCCGATGTCATAATTTCCAAAGGGCATACTAATTTTTGGAAACTGCACAATGAAACACAAAAAGAGACTTTTTTCCTGTTTTCAGCGGGATGTAAAGTGATACTAAAATTATTGAAAATCGGTTTTGACGACCCGGTTGTGATGTACGGCAAGCGTTATCAGCAAAAGATCATCGGGGCTGAGAAGTACGAGACACTATGCAATGAACTATAA
- a CDS encoding ferredoxin, which translates to MNNQTEEYNGYCICVKCDLRLEHKKGIPCREIKCPQCGRIMLKEGSYHHQLYLKKFVDNQDSEEK; encoded by the coding sequence ATGAATAATCAAACTGAAGAATATAACGGTTACTGCATTTGTGTCAAATGTGATTTGCGTCTGGAGCATAAAAAGGGAATACCCTGCCGGGAAATAAAATGTCCGCAATGCGGGCGCATTATGTTGAAAGAAGGCTCATACCATCATCAACTTTACCTTAAGAAGTTCGTCGATAATCAGGATTCGGAAGAGAAATAA
- a CDS encoding DUF134 domain-containing protein yields MPNRKRSRRVTMPPVMEGFKPFGVPLKSLEPSILLIEEYEAIRLVDYEDLIQEEAAERMGISRPTFTRIYDRARKTIAAAFVEGKAILIQGGNYFTDDYWFRCNNCNEVMITLKPIDNCRRCHSDNIISLNPE; encoded by the coding sequence ATGCCGAATCGAAAAAGAAGTCGACGCGTAACGATGCCGCCAGTAATGGAAGGGTTCAAACCTTTTGGTGTGCCACTAAAGAGTCTGGAACCGAGCATTTTACTTATTGAAGAATATGAAGCCATCAGGCTCGTCGATTATGAAGATCTGATACAGGAAGAGGCGGCTGAACGAATGGGGATTTCCCGTCCAACCTTTACCCGAATATACGATCGGGCACGAAAGACAATTGCGGCTGCCTTTGTCGAAGGGAAAGCCATTCTGATTCAGGGAGGTAACTATTTCACCGATGATTATTGGTTTCGCTGTAACAATTGCAATGAGGTAATGATTACACTGAAGCCTATAGATAATTGTCGGAGATGCCATTCTGATAATATTATTTCGTTAAACCCTGAATAA
- a CDS encoding fructose-1,6-bisphosphatase: MSNNDNLSFSREELQDEIKYLRLLSDRFQNIQAASTEVINLEAILNLPKGTEHFLSDIHGEYETFSHVLANASGVVRKKIDDVFGKNILEKDKKILATLIYYPEEKLDLILKDEENPEEWFTVTLRRLVVVAQAAASKYTRSKVRKAMPPDFSYIIDELLNESGDDKDKYFEGIINTIIRIDRAEAFIIAICRFIQRLLIDRLHVIGDIFDRGPAPEKVMDRIVNYHSVDIQWGNHDMLWMGAASGNRALIANMIRVSLRYNNIDTLEDAYGINMMPLATLALHSYDNDQCEPFIPLVVEKGKDKDLVKKMHKAISIIQFKLEGQIIERNPQFDMRDRLLLDKVDYEKGTIRIGNKTYKLLDKNFPTIDPKNPYQLNEEEAAVIDKLANSIKNSSRLQKHIAFLISHGSMYLSFNDNLMYHGCIPLTKKGDFASLEIEGTSYSGKALCDHFDRMARKAYQFRFQRKYEPISDYMWYLWCGASSPLFGKTKMATFERYFLSEKETHAEGKNSYYSLVYDGEEYCDKILNEFGIGGPNSHIINGHVPVQVKKGETPIKAGGKLFVIDGGMSKPYQKVTGVAGYTLIYNSYGLVLVEHEHFDSRQIAIQEEKDIISKRIYIEASAQRMRVRETDIGKSLLAQIEDLHKLLAAYKRGLIKERF, encoded by the coding sequence ATGAGTAATAACGACAATCTCTCCTTTTCAAGAGAAGAACTGCAGGACGAAATCAAATACCTGCGCCTGCTATCCGACCGCTTTCAAAACATCCAGGCTGCCAGCACCGAGGTCATCAACCTCGAAGCCATCCTCAATCTTCCGAAAGGAACCGAGCATTTTTTGAGCGACATACACGGCGAGTACGAAACCTTCAGCCATGTGCTGGCCAACGCATCGGGTGTAGTGCGCAAGAAAATCGACGATGTATTCGGCAAGAACATTCTCGAAAAAGACAAGAAAATCCTCGCCACCTTAATATATTATCCCGAAGAAAAGCTCGACCTGATATTAAAGGATGAAGAGAACCCGGAAGAGTGGTTTACCGTTACCTTGCGCCGGCTCGTGGTGGTAGCGCAGGCGGCAGCATCGAAATATACCCGTTCGAAAGTACGGAAGGCCATGCCGCCCGATTTTAGCTACATCATTGACGAGCTGCTGAACGAGAGCGGCGATGACAAGGATAAGTACTTCGAAGGTATTATCAACACCATCATCCGCATCGACCGCGCCGAGGCATTTATCATTGCCATTTGCCGGTTTATTCAGCGACTGCTGATTGACCGCCTTCATGTCATCGGCGATATTTTCGACCGGGGACCGGCGCCCGAAAAAGTGATGGACCGCATCGTGAATTACCATTCGGTCGATATTCAATGGGGAAACCACGATATGCTGTGGATGGGCGCCGCTTCGGGCAACCGGGCGCTGATTGCCAACATGATCCGGGTTTCGCTCCGGTACAACAACATCGACACACTGGAAGACGCTTACGGAATCAATATGATGCCGCTGGCCACGCTCGCGCTTCACTCGTACGACAATGACCAGTGCGAACCGTTTATCCCGTTGGTGGTGGAAAAGGGAAAAGACAAGGACCTGGTCAAGAAAATGCACAAGGCCATTTCCATCATCCAGTTTAAACTGGAAGGACAAATCATTGAGCGCAACCCGCAATTCGACATGCGCGACCGGTTGTTGCTCGACAAGGTCGATTACGAAAAGGGAACCATCCGGATTGGCAACAAAACCTACAAATTGCTCGACAAGAATTTCCCAACCATCGATCCGAAAAATCCCTATCAACTGAATGAGGAAGAAGCAGCGGTAATCGACAAGCTGGCCAACAGCATTAAAAACAGCAGCCGCTTGCAGAAGCATATTGCGTTTTTAATCTCTCATGGCAGTATGTATCTCTCCTTTAACGATAACCTGATGTACCATGGTTGCATTCCGTTGACAAAGAAAGGTGATTTTGCTTCGCTGGAAATCGAAGGAACTTCTTACTCGGGTAAGGCCCTTTGCGACCACTTCGACCGAATGGCCCGGAAAGCTTACCAGTTCCGTTTTCAACGCAAGTACGAACCCATCAGCGATTACATGTGGTACCTCTGGTGCGGCGCTTCTTCTCCCCTTTTCGGGAAAACGAAAATGGCCACATTCGAACGTTATTTCCTGTCGGAGAAAGAGACACATGCCGAAGGAAAGAATTCCTACTACTCGCTGGTTTATGACGGAGAAGAGTACTGCGACAAAATACTGAATGAGTTCGGTATCGGCGGGCCTAATTCGCACATCATCAACGGGCATGTGCCGGTGCAGGTAAAGAAAGGCGAAACACCTATTAAAGCCGGGGGCAAACTGTTCGTCATCGATGGCGGCATGTCGAAACCGTACCAAAAAGTCACCGGGGTAGCGGGCTATACACTTATCTATAATTCCTACGGTTTGGTACTGGTCGAGCACGAACACTTCGATTCAAGGCAAATTGCCATCCAGGAAGAGAAGGACATTATCTCGAAACGAATTTACATTGAGGCCAGTGCCCAGCGCATGCGGGTAAGAGAAACCGATATCGGTAAAAGCTTGCTGGCGCAAATCGAGGACCTACATAAACTCCTCGCCGCATATAAACGCGGCTTGATTAAGGAACGGTTCTGA
- a CDS encoding SGNH/GDSL hydrolase family protein, translating to MRQTTIVLLMMALAIFSNGCQQHTLKIFTPDNENFQYAGRTDRLSDGNVVLIGSAASVTLRFTGDSCNVSLKIGKNGSDYNYVSIAVDSVYLTKVKIASDTAIWYHIPVTGKAKEHTVTVYKSTESMIGDIIFGGAEVDNLLLPPALPEKKIEFIGNSITCGVGIDWKLIPCGSGEYQDQHNSYWAYGPRVARAVHTQFMLSSVSGIGIYRTWNMNGPSMPEVYGNRYLNTDKSKKWDFSRFRPDVVSICLGTNDMSEGDSIHVRKPFSPEMFVNHYISFVDTIYKYYPDVQVALLNSPILDSTKNAVLMDCLHKVAGHFNEQPVAQPIRVFEFHDIQGHGCGGHPDKDDQAKMAGELVPFFKQLLNE from the coding sequence ATGAGACAAACAACAATAGTTCTGTTGATGATGGCTTTAGCGATTTTCTCCAACGGATGCCAACAGCATACCCTGAAGATTTTTACTCCGGATAATGAAAACTTTCAGTACGCGGGAAGGACCGACCGGCTGAGTGACGGTAATGTGGTATTGATAGGTTCGGCGGCGTCGGTTACGCTGCGTTTTACCGGCGATTCCTGTAACGTATCATTGAAAATCGGGAAAAACGGTTCGGATTATAATTATGTGTCCATTGCTGTCGATAGTGTTTACCTGACCAAAGTGAAGATTGCTTCCGACACCGCTATCTGGTACCATATTCCGGTGACAGGGAAGGCAAAGGAGCACACGGTGACCGTATACAAATCGACCGAATCGATGATAGGAGATATCATCTTCGGAGGTGCGGAGGTCGATAATTTGCTGCTTCCCCCGGCACTTCCCGAGAAGAAAATCGAATTCATTGGCAACTCCATTACCTGCGGTGTGGGCATCGACTGGAAACTGATTCCTTGCGGCAGTGGTGAGTACCAGGACCAGCACAATTCGTACTGGGCTTATGGTCCGCGAGTGGCGCGTGCGGTGCACACCCAGTTTATGCTGAGTTCGGTTTCCGGTATCGGGATTTACCGTACCTGGAACATGAACGGCCCGTCGATGCCGGAAGTGTACGGCAACCGGTACCTGAATACTGACAAGTCGAAGAAATGGGATTTCTCCCGCTTCCGGCCCGATGTGGTGAGCATTTGTCTGGGCACGAACGATATGTCGGAAGGTGACAGCATCCATGTGCGAAAGCCATTCAGTCCGGAAATGTTTGTCAACCATTACATCTCCTTCGTCGATACGATTTACAAATACTATCCCGACGTACAGGTGGCCCTGCTGAACAGCCCGATTTTGGATTCAACAAAGAATGCTGTGTTAATGGATTGCCTGCACAAGGTAGCTGGTCATTTTAATGAGCAACCGGTAGCCCAACCCATCCGGGTTTTTGAATTTCACGATATTCAGGGACACGGTTGTGGTGGTCATCCTGACAAGGACGATCAGGCGAAGATGGCCGGTGAACTGGTGCCGTTCTTTAAGCAACTGCTGAACGAATAA
- a CDS encoding heme-binding domain-containing protein: MKKRNLNRSLSISIVLVIVFVGIQYIPVKKEEKENSSKVDFFQENQTPENIKKLLETCYAFNSSPTKESWYTHVAPFSWFLSKQNHRNNNLTSEPYVDPFDSLNNKTYQQQIETLIQFINDLVTEKHSQVKGAVVTFPYWNEHIIEGKEEYLRAKTRYEKTVRNERRSKSPQKKNELQKAITSWAIDMDKGAMNSSWNQWIDDMRNFKVKIRSLSLSSEKDSLKKVLRERLLSRKGLKIMDNIFLHFTGETVGNSKLFKDEKDSSSVSTQNNGLTHGSGLMDLNKYLNAPQFNVYAPKNKQLFKDQADRIAENMNAIFGGGYDANTVREHLADPEYRKELENKVIYYRGKDDAEELFSNKEAIYNYLLTKFYGQKISPEISVETKQRLLEAINYFISLVKPYLKNREGITFDEAVDAYCKLYEIHRNYLSSFTPAERLTSIEDILNGDIYTDAYKFQLLSKINAELPMKYMVGGTIPTIFYYQGNLKSIVNNLMDEYRKGYNEYMVHVAKAYMALRPHMKMLQWKKQVENASVTNWNLVPVQKSPELLNLSMWSKFSDETKHELLQQMINEVQNKMMPPKAYVLLHPEARLADEQRTELINYLRSVDPKN, encoded by the coding sequence ATGAAGAAAAGAAACTTGAACCGTAGCCTTTCTATTTCAATAGTATTAGTCATAGTATTCGTCGGAATTCAATATATTCCTGTCAAAAAGGAGGAAAAGGAAAACAGTAGTAAGGTTGATTTTTTCCAGGAAAATCAAACTCCGGAAAACATCAAGAAATTATTGGAAACGTGCTATGCATTTAATTCGAGCCCTACTAAAGAATCCTGGTATACCCATGTCGCGCCATTTTCATGGTTCCTTTCGAAGCAAAATCATCGGAATAATAATTTGACATCTGAACCTTATGTAGATCCATTTGATTCCTTGAATAATAAAACTTATCAACAGCAAATAGAAACATTAATTCAGTTTATTAATGATCTTGTGACGGAAAAGCACTCTCAGGTTAAAGGTGCGGTCGTTACTTTCCCCTATTGGAATGAACATATTATTGAAGGAAAAGAAGAATATCTCAGAGCAAAAACTCGTTATGAGAAAACTGTAAGAAATGAGCGAAGAAGTAAGTCACCCCAGAAGAAGAATGAACTTCAAAAAGCCATAACTTCATGGGCTATAGACATGGATAAAGGGGCAATGAATAGCAGTTGGAATCAATGGATAGATGACATGCGCAATTTCAAAGTCAAAATTAGATCACTCAGCTTATCATCTGAAAAAGATTCATTGAAAAAAGTTCTAAGAGAAAGATTACTTAGTAGAAAAGGTTTAAAAATAATGGACAATATTTTTTTGCATTTTACCGGGGAAACCGTCGGTAATTCAAAACTTTTTAAAGATGAAAAGGATTCATCAAGCGTATCAACTCAAAATAATGGTTTAACACATGGAAGCGGTCTTATGGACCTTAACAAATATTTAAATGCCCCACAATTTAATGTGTACGCCCCCAAAAACAAACAACTGTTTAAAGACCAAGCAGACCGTATTGCTGAAAACATGAATGCGATTTTCGGTGGAGGGTATGACGCAAATACAGTGCGCGAACACCTAGCCGACCCGGAATATCGAAAAGAGCTGGAAAACAAGGTTATTTATTATCGCGGGAAGGATGACGCCGAAGAGCTGTTCAGCAATAAAGAAGCGATTTATAACTATCTATTAACCAAATTTTATGGGCAAAAAATATCTCCCGAAATTTCAGTGGAAACAAAACAAAGGTTATTAGAAGCAATAAACTATTTTATATCGCTTGTTAAACCTTATCTCAAAAATCGCGAAGGAATTACATTTGATGAAGCCGTGGATGCATATTGTAAACTTTATGAAATACATCGGAATTACTTAAGCTCCTTCACTCCAGCCGAAAGATTAACATCTATTGAAGATATTTTGAATGGCGATATATACACCGATGCATACAAATTTCAACTCCTTAGTAAAATCAATGCTGAATTACCCATGAAATATATGGTGGGTGGTACCATCCCTACTATTTTCTATTACCAGGGGAATTTAAAATCCATTGTGAATAATCTGATGGATGAATACAGGAAAGGCTATAACGAGTATATGGTACATGTTGCGAAAGCTTACATGGCATTAAGACCGCACATGAAAATGTTGCAGTGGAAAAAACAAGTTGAAAATGCCAGCGTTACAAACTGGAATCTTGTACCAGTTCAAAAAAGCCCTGAACTTCTAAACTTGTCAATGTGGAGTAAGTTCTCTGATGAAACCAAACACGAGTTATTGCAACAAATGATCAATGAAGTACAGAATAAAATGATGCCTCCCAAAGCATATGTATTATTACATCCCGAAGCCCGATTGGCAGATGAACAACGCACTGAATTAATCAATTATTTGCGCTCTGTCGATCCGAAAAATTAA
- the istB gene encoding IS21-like element helper ATPase IstB — translation MNNNATLEKMKKMRLNGMHRAFESTFMTGNMDHYTADQLITYLVESEWDERQNSRTERLIKNARFRYQAAIEEIDFSPQRMLDKNLLLRLAGCGFIDKGENAIITGSTGVGKSYIATALGYQACIKGYKTMYTNTGKLFTRLGISKADETYLKELAKIEKQDLLILDDFGLQPIDQQKQLMLLDIMEDRQIGKSTIISTQIPVSVWYELFEEKTIADAILDRIVHSAHRIEIKGESMRKRKNKQ, via the coding sequence ATGAACAACAATGCAACATTGGAAAAAATGAAGAAGATGCGCCTTAACGGAATGCACCGTGCTTTTGAATCTACCTTTATGACAGGGAACATGGACCACTACACTGCGGACCAGTTGATCACTTACCTGGTCGAATCGGAATGGGACGAACGACAAAACAGCCGGACCGAACGGTTAATCAAAAATGCCCGGTTCCGCTACCAGGCAGCCATTGAAGAAATTGACTTTAGCCCGCAACGGATGCTGGACAAAAACCTGCTTTTGAGGCTGGCCGGCTGCGGTTTTATTGATAAAGGGGAAAATGCCATTATCACCGGAAGTACAGGTGTCGGCAAAAGCTACATCGCCACTGCCCTTGGTTACCAGGCATGCATAAAAGGGTATAAAACCATGTACACGAACACCGGAAAACTTTTTACCCGCCTGGGGATATCAAAAGCCGATGAGACCTATTTGAAAGAACTGGCCAAAATTGAAAAACAGGACCTGCTCATCCTGGATGATTTTGGGCTCCAGCCAATCGACCAACAAAAACAATTGATGCTACTGGATATCATGGAAGACCGGCAAATCGGGAAATCAACCATAATATCCACGCAAATCCCTGTAAGTGTATGGTATGAACTCTTTGAGGAAAAAACCATTGCCGATGCCATCCTGGACCGGATCGTCCACTCGGCACACCGCATCGAAATCAAAGGTGAATCGATGAGAAAACGAAAAAACAAACAATAA
- the istA gene encoding IS21 family transposase — translation MANKPMEFIMLKEILRLKNNGLSNLKISQSIGSSRTTVIKYLKLFESLDIPMDGLLTLSDEQLSGLLDEQQSPHQGDERQRYSSLLELFPAIEKELKRVGVTRWHLWARYKQSYPDGYGYSQFCHHFQHWREQSDAYMHHEHKAGDKLFVDFTGKKLHITDKETGEIIPVEVFVATLGASQKTYVQACRSQQVGDFIEACQNALHYFGGVPRALVTDNLKSAVNKSDKYEPTLNENFAGFGAHYQVTVLPARSYKPKDKALVEGAVKIVYHRIYAHLHDKEFYSLNQLNGQGIAPLLEGYNRACFQGKGYSRQDLFESTDKPALGPLPPERYGFKQHREAKAQKNCHVYLGEDKHYYSVPYRYIGQKVKVLYSPDDVEIYHQTLRIACHQRDYRKYGYSTCKDHLPSAHRFVSEWNPDRFKDWAGRVGPSCQQLVSVILENATHPEQGYKSCLGILSMAKKAGHGRMEKACRRAMLYRACNYSSVKNILEKGLDKTPEPAQASLNLPFHDNIRGKSYYN, via the coding sequence ATGGCAAACAAACCAATGGAATTTATCATGCTAAAAGAAATTTTACGATTAAAGAACAACGGGCTTTCCAACCTGAAGATCTCCCAGAGCATCGGGAGTTCCCGTACCACGGTGATCAAATACCTGAAGTTATTTGAATCCCTGGATATCCCCATGGACGGGTTATTGACCCTGAGTGACGAACAACTTTCGGGCTTGCTGGACGAACAGCAATCCCCCCACCAGGGAGACGAAAGGCAGCGTTACAGCTCGCTGTTGGAATTGTTCCCCGCTATAGAAAAGGAACTGAAACGCGTTGGGGTGACCCGCTGGCATTTATGGGCCCGTTACAAACAATCTTATCCTGATGGTTACGGGTACAGCCAGTTTTGTCACCATTTCCAGCATTGGCGGGAACAAAGCGATGCATACATGCATCATGAGCACAAAGCGGGCGATAAGTTGTTTGTGGATTTTACAGGAAAGAAACTGCATATTACCGATAAAGAAACGGGCGAGATCATCCCGGTCGAAGTATTTGTGGCCACCCTGGGGGCCAGCCAGAAGACTTACGTACAGGCCTGCCGCAGCCAGCAGGTTGGCGATTTTATCGAAGCCTGCCAGAACGCCCTGCATTATTTTGGGGGTGTCCCCCGTGCCCTTGTAACCGACAATTTAAAATCGGCGGTCAATAAGAGTGACAAGTACGAACCCACCCTGAACGAAAATTTTGCCGGTTTTGGTGCGCATTACCAGGTCACGGTCCTTCCTGCAAGAAGTTACAAACCAAAGGACAAAGCATTGGTCGAAGGTGCCGTGAAGATAGTCTATCACCGTATCTATGCCCATCTGCACGATAAGGAATTTTATTCCCTGAACCAGTTGAACGGCCAGGGCATTGCCCCGTTGCTGGAAGGATATAACCGGGCCTGTTTCCAGGGGAAAGGCTATAGCAGGCAGGACCTGTTCGAATCAACAGACAAGCCCGCCCTTGGCCCGTTGCCACCGGAACGCTACGGGTTTAAACAGCACCGGGAAGCGAAGGCCCAAAAAAACTGCCACGTCTATCTGGGTGAAGACAAGCACTACTACAGCGTGCCCTATCGCTACATCGGGCAAAAAGTAAAAGTACTTTACTCCCCGGACGATGTCGAGATCTACCACCAAACCCTTCGTATCGCCTGTCACCAGAGGGACTACCGGAAGTATGGTTACTCCACCTGCAAAGACCACCTGCCCTCTGCCCACCGTTTTGTCAGCGAATGGAACCCGGACCGTTTTAAAGACTGGGCCGGACGGGTCGGGCCGTCCTGCCAGCAACTGGTCTCGGTGATACTGGAAAATGCCACGCACCCAGAACAAGGCTACAAATCCTGCCTGGGCATCCTGTCCATGGCAAAGAAAGCAGGCCATGGGCGCATGGAGAAAGCCTGCCGGCGGGCCATGCTGTACCGTGCCTGCAATTACAGCTCGGTCAAAAACATCCTGGAAAAAGGGCTGGACAAAACACCGGAACCGGCACAGGCATCCTTAAACCTGCCGTTCCATGACAATATCAGGGGAAAATCATATTACAATTAA
- the tnpA gene encoding IS200/IS605 family transposase, with protein MGQSLAQLYVHLIFGTKERYPFVSTEIKPAFEAYITGIFKNLNSPTIIVYANPDHVHILFRLSKNHALAKIVEEVKKSSSKWMKEKGVRKFVWQIGYAAFSVSSSKLDSVKRYIQNQQEHHRRISFQEEIETFMGHYRISEYDGSYFWA; from the coding sequence ATGGGCCAATCACTCGCACAATTGTATGTTCACCTTATCTTTGGAACCAAAGAGCGTTACCCGTTCGTTTCAACAGAGATAAAACCCGCATTCGAAGCATATATCACAGGTATATTTAAGAATCTAAACAGCCCGACGATTATTGTTTATGCCAATCCTGACCATGTTCACATCCTGTTCCGTCTTTCTAAAAACCATGCTCTGGCGAAAATAGTAGAGGAAGTCAAGAAAAGTTCATCTAAATGGATGAAAGAAAAGGGAGTCCGGAAATTCGTCTGGCAAATCGGGTACGCGGCATTTTCAGTTAGTAGTTCGAAATTAGATTCCGTGAAAAGGTATATCCAAAATCAACAGGAGCACCACCGAAGAATCAGTTTCCAGGAGGAGATCGAGACATTCATGGGGCATTACCGGATTTCGGAATATGACGGGAGTTATTTTTGGGCGTGA
- a CDS encoding PDZ domain-containing protein, whose amino-acid sequence MCIWFVWNLSAAQKAGLKVGDKIEEINGMAIKKLQGDEPCRIYQKVDSVSDASSALILKIAGEGHPIKLKKEPLFNNE is encoded by the coding sequence TTGTGCATTTGGTTTGTTTGGAATCTGTCAGCCGCGCAGAAGGCCGGACTAAAGGTTGGAGACAAAATTGAAGAGATAAATGGAATGGCTATTAAAAAACTGCAGGGCGATGAGCCGTGTCGAATTTATCAGAAAGTCGATTCGGTATCCGATGCGTCTTCTGCACTAATCTTAAAAATTGCGGGGGAGGGACATCCGATTAAGTTGAAAAAAGAGCCGCTTTTTAATAATGAATAG
- a CDS encoding alpha/beta hydrolase has product MLLPNRRHERPLVLFVASTFAQKTEYVTKYNIPYYSDSLNQADEYLRQQCVLDLYYPKNVTHFPTIVWFHGGGLTGGHKEIPQALKEQGMAVVGVGYRLSPHIKAEHCIDDAAAAVAWVFNHIEQFGGDSTLIFVSGHSAGGYLTLMVGLDKNYLKKWDIDANRIAGLIPFSGHTITHFTIRAELGIPGTQPVVDSLAPLYWVRKDAPPLLLITGDRHMEMPGRYEENAYLMRMMKVVGHKNTQLYEMQGYGHNMTAPAFPLLLKDVRRIVKEKQAND; this is encoded by the coding sequence ATGCTTTTACCAAACCGTCGCCACGAAAGGCCGCTGGTACTTTTTGTTGCATCAACATTCGCGCAAAAGACCGAATACGTTACAAAGTACAACATTCCGTATTACAGCGATTCCCTCAACCAGGCCGATGAGTACCTCCGCCAACAATGCGTGCTGGATCTCTATTACCCGAAGAATGTGACGCACTTTCCCACCATCGTCTGGTTTCATGGTGGCGGTTTGACGGGCGGACACAAAGAGATTCCGCAAGCGCTGAAAGAACAGGGCATGGCTGTTGTCGGTGTAGGTTACCGGCTCTCGCCTCACATCAAAGCGGAGCATTGCATCGACGATGCGGCAGCAGCCGTTGCCTGGGTGTTTAATCACATCGAACAGTTTGGCGGCGATTCAACGTTAATTTTCGTCTCGGGGCACTCGGCCGGTGGTTACCTCACCCTGATGGTTGGGTTGGACAAAAATTACCTGAAAAAATGGGACATCGATGCCAACCGCATTGCCGGATTGATTCCCTTCAGCGGACATACCATCACCCATTTTACCATCCGCGCCGAGCTGGGCATTCCGGGAACGCAACCGGTAGTCGACAGCCTGGCGCCGCTCTACTGGGTACGCAAAGATGCACCGCCGTTGCTCCTCATTACCGGAGACCGCCACATGGAAATGCCGGGACGCTACGAAGAAAACGCCTACCTGATGCGCATGATGAAAGTAGTGGGCCACAAAAACACTCAACTTTACGAAATGCAGGGCTACGGCCACAACATGACGGCTCCGGCTTTTCCGCTGTTGCTAAAAGATGTAAGACGGATTGTGAAGGAGAAGCAGGCGAACGATTAA